In one window of Nakamurella sp. PAMC28650 DNA:
- a CDS encoding dihydrodipicolinate synthase family protein, protein MSSTPSPDLTTDLSGTWFVSPTPFTADGAVDPAGLAGIVDATADWGVDGITVLGVMGEVSALSDAERDEVLTGVLRAAAGRIPVAVGCSSPSAPLTAQRISRAVELGASAVMVSAPTLLKDTDQIAGFYRAACGGAGVPVIVQDEPAATGVPLPVSALLAALDATASTTVKLEDPPTPPKITRLLAARPGLTVFGGLGGVSAYAELRRGASGTMTGFAFPEVLRGLRLAAAAGDFASAAVLFDRYLPYLTFEGQPVVGLGIRKEVLRRRGVITCARTRNLRPFLDEITLAELDDVLRRVDLTPVRAALVVSA, encoded by the coding sequence ATGTCGTCGACACCTTCGCCCGACCTCACCACCGATTTGTCGGGGACGTGGTTCGTCAGCCCGACTCCGTTCACCGCGGACGGAGCGGTGGACCCCGCCGGCCTAGCCGGGATCGTCGATGCGACCGCGGACTGGGGTGTGGACGGCATCACCGTCCTCGGGGTGATGGGGGAGGTGTCGGCCCTGTCCGATGCCGAGCGGGACGAGGTGCTGACCGGCGTGCTGCGTGCGGCCGCGGGACGCATCCCGGTGGCGGTCGGCTGTTCGTCGCCGTCGGCTCCCTTGACGGCGCAGCGCATCTCGCGGGCGGTGGAGCTCGGTGCGTCCGCTGTGATGGTGTCGGCGCCTACCCTGCTGAAGGACACCGATCAGATCGCCGGTTTCTACCGCGCGGCCTGCGGAGGTGCCGGCGTGCCGGTCATCGTGCAGGACGAACCGGCCGCCACCGGTGTGCCGCTGCCGGTCTCGGCGCTGCTGGCGGCGCTCGACGCCACCGCCAGCACCACCGTCAAGCTGGAGGATCCGCCGACCCCGCCCAAGATCACCAGACTGCTCGCGGCCCGCCCCGGTCTGACGGTCTTCGGCGGCCTCGGCGGGGTGAGCGCGTATGCCGAGCTGCGCCGCGGCGCTTCCGGCACGATGACCGGGTTCGCGTTCCCGGAGGTCCTGCGGGGCTTGCGATTGGCCGCCGCAGCGGGCGACTTCGCATCGGCAGCCGTTCTTTTCGATCGCTACCTGCCCTATCTGACGTTCGAGGGGCAGCCGGTGGTCGGTCTGGGCATCCGGAAAGAGGTGCTGCGCCGTCGCGGTGTGATCACCTGCGCGCGGACCCGCAATCTCCGACCGTTCCTGGACGAGATCACCCTGGCGGAACTGGATGACGTCCTACGCAGGGTCGACCTGACGCCGGTGCGCGCCGCCCTGGTCGTGTCGGCGTGA
- a CDS encoding SDR family oxidoreductase — translation MTRVVVGGASSGLGLAIAEGFAASGAELLLWARNRDRLEETAERLRVEHPAATVHVAAADASCPAAAEQIAGAATALMGGADVLILNAGGPPPCPPDRTDAQGWRSALQLLTVTPIDLATRLLPGMRAQGWGRVVAVLSSGVREPLPELAYSNGARSALTAWLKTISATVASDGVTVNGVLPGRIDTARVAALDAGRAEREGRSVAEVRAASAAAIPAGRYGEPREFAAVALFLASEAGSYVTGSFLSCDGGQARGTW, via the coding sequence GTGACGCGCGTCGTCGTCGGCGGCGCGAGTTCCGGTCTCGGCCTGGCCATCGCCGAAGGTTTCGCCGCTTCAGGAGCCGAGTTGTTGCTGTGGGCCAGGAATCGGGACCGGCTGGAGGAGACCGCGGAGCGGCTCCGCGTCGAGCATCCGGCCGCGACGGTGCACGTCGCGGCCGCGGATGCGTCCTGCCCCGCTGCCGCCGAGCAGATCGCCGGGGCCGCCACCGCGCTGATGGGCGGGGCCGACGTGCTGATCCTGAACGCCGGCGGCCCGCCGCCGTGCCCGCCGGATCGGACCGACGCCCAGGGGTGGCGGTCCGCGCTGCAGTTGCTCACGGTCACCCCGATCGATCTGGCCACCCGGCTGCTCCCCGGCATGCGGGCGCAGGGCTGGGGTCGTGTCGTCGCGGTCCTGTCCTCCGGGGTGCGGGAGCCGTTACCTGAGCTGGCGTATTCCAACGGCGCCCGTTCGGCGCTGACGGCGTGGCTGAAGACCATCTCCGCCACCGTGGCTTCCGACGGTGTCACGGTCAACGGTGTGCTGCCGGGCCGGATCGACACCGCCAGGGTCGCAGCCCTGGACGCCGGACGCGCCGAGCGGGAGGGCCGGTCGGTCGCGGAGGTCCGCGCGGCCAGTGCGGCGGCCATTCCGGCCGGACGCTACGGCGAGCCGCGCGAGTTCGCTGCGGTGGCCCTGTTCCTCGCATCCGAGGCGGGTTCCTACGTGACCGGCAGTTTCCTGAGCTGTGACGGCGGCCAGGCCAGGGGCACCTGGTGA
- a CDS encoding pyridoxal phosphate-dependent aminotransferase translates to MTALPSLGLESASIPASGIRALATAAWATPGAVHLQLGEPDFPTPQRIVRAADRAAVAGLTRYAPSAGLPRLREVICHKLARDNHWEGLDPDQVLVTAGGVGGLHAAYRAILDSGDDVLVPDPGWPNLASLALAVGARPVRYRLDPVTGSFDGISRLDAVVTSRTRAIVINTPSNPTGAVFTDAQQAALGEWAAARGIWVISDECYDQLWFDRPNTAFALASPGVPCVTAFSLSKSYAMTGWRVGYSVGPPELIARMTRVQETIASSVNTPVQWAAVEALEGPQDDVATMRDCYRTRRDAAVATASALGLEHAVPSGAFYLWLTLPAEVNDSARFALELLAQRGIATAPGSAFGPAGQGHLRISLAAAPSDIERGLTEIADLLTTTAERNSRP, encoded by the coding sequence GTGACCGCGCTGCCATCACTCGGGCTGGAGTCGGCATCGATTCCAGCGTCGGGCATCAGGGCGCTGGCGACCGCGGCGTGGGCGACACCCGGCGCGGTGCACCTGCAGCTCGGTGAGCCTGACTTCCCGACGCCGCAGCGGATCGTCCGCGCCGCAGATCGTGCCGCGGTGGCCGGTCTGACCCGCTACGCGCCCAGCGCCGGCCTCCCGAGACTCCGGGAAGTCATCTGCCATAAACTTGCCCGCGACAATCACTGGGAGGGGCTGGATCCCGATCAGGTGCTGGTGACGGCCGGTGGCGTCGGGGGGCTCCACGCTGCCTACCGCGCGATCCTGGACTCCGGCGACGACGTGCTGGTGCCCGACCCGGGCTGGCCCAACCTTGCGTCGCTGGCGCTGGCCGTCGGGGCACGTCCGGTCCGGTACCGGCTCGATCCGGTCACCGGCTCGTTCGACGGGATCTCGAGGCTGGATGCGGTGGTGACCTCCCGGACCAGGGCGATCGTCATCAATACCCCGTCCAATCCGACCGGCGCCGTCTTCACCGACGCGCAGCAGGCCGCGCTCGGTGAGTGGGCTGCAGCCAGGGGGATCTGGGTGATCTCCGACGAGTGCTATGACCAGCTCTGGTTCGACCGTCCGAACACCGCCTTCGCGCTCGCGTCCCCTGGAGTGCCCTGCGTGACGGCCTTCTCGCTGTCCAAGAGCTACGCGATGACCGGTTGGCGGGTGGGCTACTCTGTGGGCCCCCCGGAATTGATCGCCCGGATGACCAGGGTGCAGGAGACCATCGCCAGCTCGGTGAACACGCCGGTGCAGTGGGCGGCCGTCGAGGCGCTGGAGGGACCACAGGACGACGTGGCCACCATGCGCGACTGCTACCGCACCCGCCGGGACGCGGCGGTCGCGACCGCCTCTGCGCTGGGCCTGGAGCACGCCGTCCCGTCGGGGGCGTTCTACCTGTGGCTGACCCTGCCTGCCGAGGTCAACGACAGCGCGCGGTTCGCGCTGGAGCTGTTGGCGCAACGCGGGATCGCCACCGCACCGGGGTCCGCGTTCGGGCCGGCCGGCCAGGGCCATCTGCGGATCTCCCTGGCCGCCGCCCCGTCCGACATCGAGCGCGGCCTCACCGAGATCGCCGACCTCCTCACGACGACCGCCGAACGGAATTCCCGACCATGA
- a CDS encoding TldD/PmbA family protein, which yields MTQSTTPTTAHGDPTGRSNPEAHAWGEMADDAGAARILEQALSAVGADVDFADVRLIEAEELRLYHRLGADPDERIEHNLGIGVRVLVDGAWGFASRPLNGDADVVAAARRAVAVARAGVGLGPPVRLPTRPGTSGNHRTTVLTDPFLVSDARRHALLAELLAGMSGPSVVRDAQAGVNAKRQHRHYADTEGSRQHQHLVESGAMMVATAADGHDVQRRSFPNSFHGNTGGAGWEFVLGLDMPGNAVRVGEEAVALLTAPVAPAGTADLVIGAQQVSLQIHESCGHALELDRILGDEQNFAGTSFLSVADVGRFRYGSPAVNITSDPTVPGTRGTFGFDDEGTPAIRTPLISEGIVKNTLSSRDSAARAGLPVTGAARSDGWAYLPVCFSTHVHLEPGEGSLDELLDRLGDGYYLDDNRSWSIDDRRLNFQFGSEIAYEVRRGRRGRLLKNFSYGGVTPQFWGAVEAVAGPEEVRNFGYPCGKGEPKQWGFLSHGAAPMLVRQQRIGVA from the coding sequence ATGACGCAGTCGACGACACCGACCACCGCCCACGGCGATCCGACCGGCCGATCGAACCCGGAAGCGCACGCCTGGGGCGAGATGGCCGACGACGCGGGTGCGGCCCGAATTCTGGAGCAGGCCCTGTCCGCCGTCGGGGCCGACGTTGACTTCGCCGACGTCCGGCTGATCGAGGCGGAGGAATTGCGCCTCTACCACCGCCTCGGCGCCGATCCGGACGAGCGGATCGAGCACAACCTGGGCATCGGCGTGCGGGTGCTGGTCGACGGGGCCTGGGGTTTTGCGTCCCGACCGCTGAACGGCGACGCCGACGTGGTCGCCGCCGCCCGCCGCGCGGTCGCGGTGGCCAGGGCCGGCGTCGGACTTGGTCCACCGGTCCGGCTGCCGACCCGTCCCGGGACGTCCGGCAACCACCGCACGACGGTCTTGACCGACCCCTTCCTGGTGAGCGACGCCCGACGTCATGCGTTGCTGGCGGAGTTGCTCGCCGGGATGTCCGGGCCCTCCGTCGTGCGGGACGCGCAGGCCGGTGTGAACGCCAAACGTCAGCATCGTCATTATGCGGACACCGAAGGGTCCCGGCAGCACCAGCACCTGGTGGAGTCCGGCGCGATGATGGTGGCCACCGCCGCGGACGGCCACGACGTGCAACGGCGCAGTTTCCCGAACTCGTTCCACGGCAACACCGGCGGCGCTGGGTGGGAGTTCGTGCTGGGGCTGGACATGCCCGGCAACGCCGTCCGGGTGGGGGAGGAGGCCGTCGCCCTGCTGACCGCGCCGGTGGCGCCGGCCGGCACCGCCGACCTGGTCATCGGCGCCCAGCAGGTGTCGCTGCAGATTCACGAGTCCTGCGGCCACGCCCTGGAACTGGACCGGATCCTGGGTGACGAGCAGAACTTCGCCGGCACCTCGTTCCTGTCGGTGGCCGATGTCGGTCGGTTCCGCTACGGATCGCCCGCGGTCAACATCACCTCCGACCCGACCGTGCCGGGTACCCGCGGGACGTTCGGGTTCGACGACGAGGGCACGCCGGCGATCCGCACGCCGCTGATCTCCGAGGGCATCGTGAAGAACACGCTGTCCTCCCGGGACTCCGCGGCCCGTGCCGGGCTGCCGGTGACCGGTGCCGCCCGCAGCGACGGTTGGGCCTACCTGCCGGTGTGCTTCTCCACCCACGTCCACCTGGAACCCGGCGAGGGCTCCCTGGACGAGCTGCTGGATCGGCTCGGCGACGGCTACTACCTCGACGACAACCGGAGCTGGTCCATCGACGATCGGCGGCTGAACTTCCAGTTCGGGAGCGAGATCGCCTACGAGGTCAGGCGTGGCCGCCGCGGTCGCCTCCTGAAGAACTTCTCCTACGGCGGTGTCACTCCGCAGTTCTGGGGCGCGGTGGAGGCGGTCGCCGGCCCGGAGGAGGTCCGGAACTTCGGATACCCCTGCGGCAAGGGCGAACCCAAGCAGTGGGGCTTCCTCAGTCATGGTGCAGCACCGATGCTGGTCCGTCAGCAGCGTATCGGGGTGGCGTGA
- a CDS encoding TldD/PmbA family protein: MSGAAEVFTAGALAPAVDQDEALERLATVVNTGGADAMDAFVMGRTGQYTRFADGRIHQPQDITELQVMVRAVVDGHAARAATSSLRGLERAAAEATRMARSLAATASAPGMAAVASVADYPEGNCPPGEMLRYASTAAFDEGARVRVVRKAIDAAAAVGGSAAGMIGRALSQLVVATSAGIARATTATEAMAGLTVAVDDSTSHFIDLGRSADRLHLGRAVSATVAQAVAGRGRAELTPGEYTAVLGPEATAELLEFLPGFGFSGELAAAGVGLWSASAGQRVASDLVDVADDALVDLGLPLGFDIEGVPKRRVPFLGAGVVGSPVTDLRTAAQLGGRSSGHAHIAREEVPETRAANIGMRTGPSTEADLIAGVERGVYLQRFWYTRLVDRTAGTITGVTRDACFEIVDGRLGRPLAGMRFTQSVLALLARVDGVADVARTVPVMNVWNGAITAPAIRANGFRLGAAPLKRERGTA; encoded by the coding sequence ATGTCCGGGGCTGCAGAGGTCTTCACAGCAGGTGCCCTCGCGCCGGCGGTCGACCAGGACGAGGCGCTGGAACGGCTCGCCACCGTGGTCAACACCGGCGGCGCCGACGCGATGGACGCGTTCGTGATGGGCCGCACGGGGCAGTACACCCGATTCGCCGACGGCCGGATCCACCAACCGCAGGACATCACCGAACTCCAGGTGATGGTCAGGGCCGTCGTCGACGGCCACGCCGCCCGCGCGGCCACGAGCAGCCTGCGAGGGCTGGAACGGGCCGCTGCCGAGGCGACCCGGATGGCCAGATCCCTGGCGGCCACTGCCTCGGCGCCGGGAATGGCCGCGGTGGCTTCGGTTGCGGACTACCCGGAGGGGAATTGTCCTCCGGGAGAGATGTTGCGGTACGCCAGTACTGCCGCCTTCGACGAGGGCGCCCGGGTCAGGGTTGTCCGCAAGGCCATCGACGCCGCCGCCGCGGTCGGCGGCTCGGCAGCGGGGATGATCGGCCGTGCCCTGAGTCAGTTGGTGGTGGCGACCAGCGCAGGGATCGCCCGGGCGACCACGGCCACCGAGGCGATGGCCGGGCTGACCGTCGCTGTCGACGACAGCACCTCGCACTTCATCGATCTCGGCCGGAGCGCCGATCGGCTCCACCTGGGACGCGCCGTCTCCGCCACCGTCGCGCAGGCGGTGGCCGGTCGGGGTCGCGCCGAGCTGACGCCCGGGGAGTACACCGCCGTCCTCGGTCCCGAGGCGACGGCGGAACTACTGGAATTCCTGCCGGGTTTCGGATTCTCCGGGGAGCTCGCGGCGGCCGGTGTCGGGTTGTGGTCGGCATCGGCCGGTCAACGGGTGGCGTCCGACCTGGTCGACGTCGCGGACGATGCGCTGGTCGATCTCGGCCTGCCTCTCGGATTCGACATCGAGGGTGTGCCGAAGCGGCGGGTGCCGTTTCTCGGGGCCGGTGTGGTGGGTTCCCCGGTGACCGATCTGAGAACGGCTGCCCAGCTGGGTGGCCGGTCCAGCGGACACGCCCACATTGCCCGGGAGGAGGTGCCCGAGACCCGAGCCGCCAACATCGGCATGCGGACCGGTCCGTCGACCGAGGCCGACCTGATCGCCGGCGTGGAACGCGGCGTCTACCTCCAGCGATTCTGGTACACACGACTGGTCGACCGCACCGCCGGCACCATCACCGGGGTCACCCGGGATGCCTGCTTCGAGATCGTCGACGGCCGGCTGGGCCGCCCGCTGGCCGGGATGCGTTTCACCCAATCGGTTCTCGCGCTGCTGGCCCGCGTGGACGGAGTCGCCGACGTCGCCCGCACCGTTCCGGTGATGAACGTCTGGAACGGCGCCATCACCGCCCCGGCCATCAGGGCCAACGGTTTCCGCCTCGGCGCGGCACCACTGAAGAGAGAGCGAGGGACGGCATGA
- a CDS encoding DUF4438 domain-containing protein yields MTLSTNRERLLTQVLIGEVWPALGDRHAYRTDADGVPFLLPGMGGVTLGVHPGDGATGYAADHLEPGLSIRHREERANMALQFLTCVGNVVTVRSGPAAGAVGRVIGQHAYVLADFSESDLQQVCTGDQVVVHAYGQGLRLTDHPEIVVKNADPDLLEGLGITTGPDGRLRVPVAVRVPAEAIGAGTGMYSEYANTDLMGAYAGQGEDLSLGLELLRIGDVVVLEDQDHRYGRGYRPGCTTIGVISTGHCRLFGHGPGPSTLLSGPTAAFDVVDEPEANVSNAFTAMGVSA; encoded by the coding sequence ATGACGTTGTCCACCAATCGTGAACGCCTGCTGACGCAGGTGCTGATCGGCGAGGTCTGGCCCGCGCTGGGAGATCGGCATGCCTACCGCACCGACGCCGACGGGGTCCCGTTCCTGCTGCCCGGGATGGGCGGCGTCACACTGGGTGTGCACCCCGGTGACGGCGCCACCGGATATGCCGCAGACCATCTCGAGCCGGGACTGTCGATCCGGCACCGCGAGGAGCGGGCCAACATGGCGCTGCAGTTCTTGACCTGCGTCGGCAACGTGGTCACCGTGCGCTCCGGGCCGGCCGCCGGTGCCGTCGGCCGGGTCATCGGCCAGCACGCCTACGTCCTCGCCGACTTCTCCGAGTCCGACCTCCAGCAGGTGTGCACCGGAGACCAGGTCGTGGTGCACGCCTACGGGCAGGGCCTGAGACTCACCGATCACCCCGAGATCGTCGTGAAGAACGCTGATCCGGACCTGCTCGAGGGGTTGGGCATCACCACCGGACCGGACGGTCGGCTGCGGGTCCCGGTGGCCGTTCGCGTTCCGGCAGAGGCGATCGGCGCCGGGACCGGCATGTACTCCGAATACGCCAACACCGACCTGATGGGCGCCTACGCAGGTCAGGGTGAGGACCTGTCGCTCGGGCTCGAGCTCCTGCGGATCGGCGACGTCGTGGTCCTCGAAGACCAGGATCACCGCTACGGCCGGGGTTATCGTCCCGGCTGTACGACGATCGGGGTGATCAGCACGGGGCACTGCCGGCTCTTCGGCCACGGGCCGGGGCCGAGCACACTGTTGTCCGGGCCGACCGCGGCCTTCGACGTGGTCGACGAACCGGAGGCCAATGTCAGCAACGCCTTTACCGCC